The Monomorium pharaonis isolate MP-MQ-018 chromosome 5, ASM1337386v2, whole genome shotgun sequence genome includes a window with the following:
- the LOC118645537 gene encoding uncharacterized protein LOC118645537 has product MSVVESQTPRAIRTETPMQTLSKCEFCYQQIPLVSPIERARVSNAHCFQHTPQWGYPAIVQFVHGEGVGGVPCCPGCKCTTNTTKTQKQQSQQQRSRQLTQQHTEPLSPNRMKSNSNETMTSEATQQVASKSNIIRNCEILLYFRVIDWKCCFKE; this is encoded by the exons ATGTCCGTCGTAGAGAGTCAA ACTCCGAGGGCAATCAGAACAGAGACGCCAATGCAGACGTTGAGTAAATGCGAGTTTTGTTATCAACAAATACCCCTCGTGTCTCCCATCGAAAGAGCACGCGTATCCAATGCTCATTGTTTCCAACATACGCCACAATGGGGTTACCCCGCTATCGTGCAGTTCGTTCATGGAGAAGGGGTCGGCGGCGTGCCATGTTGCCCTGG GTGCAAATGCACAACGAATACGACGAAGACCCAAAAGCAACAATCACAGCAACAGCGATCTCGGCAATTGACGCAGCAACATACCGAACCGCTAAGTCCAAATAGAATGAAGTCGAATTCTAACGAAACGATGACGAGTGAGGCAACACAGCAGGTTGCGAgtaaatctaatattatacggAATTGTGAAATTCTCTTATATTTCAGAGTCATAGATTGGAAATGTTGCTTCAAAGAATGA
- the LOC105834669 gene encoding uncharacterized protein LOC105834669 gives MADEAQQSQQPTTKRHKVLSHLPIAIKVLEVILSIFATGLVVDPMNSFQRIFNNRPRFKLDDAATIYVTIAGYILINALFIISHALGDRVPKRTLLMFASVGGFMHVVAGSLIVHNWRHMNGHYYYVHNNEIHPSKMYMDMLISSAVFTFVNAVAFVAEIIAIVRYS, from the exons ATGGCGGACGAAGCCCAGCAGAGTCAACAGCCGACTACTAAGAGACATAAGGTTCTAAGTCATCTGCCCATCGCCATCAAAGTGCTCGAAGTG ATACTATCTATCTTTGCAACTGGACTGGTGGTCGATCCGATGAACTCGTTCCAGCGCATCTTCAATAATAGGCCGCGATTTAAATTGGACGACGCTGCCACTATATACGTCACGATCGCCGGCTATATTCTCATCAATGCGCTCTTCATCATCAGCCACGCACTGGGCGATCGCGTGCCGAAAAGAACG TTGCTGATGTTCGCGTCCGTGGGCGGATTTATGCACGTCGTGGCCGGAAGTCTAATAGTCCACAATTGGCGGCACATGAACGGCCATTACTATTACGTGCACAACAATGAGATCCATCCCAGCAAGATGTACATGGACATGCTTATATCGTCGGCCGTGTTTACATTCGTCAACGCAGTGGCATTTGTCGCGGAAATTATCGCCATTGTGAGATACTCGTGA